In Streptomyces seoulensis, the following are encoded in one genomic region:
- a CDS encoding TetR/AcrR family transcriptional regulator, whose amino-acid sequence MTPQAATPAYRRLSVEQRRSQLLESALALFAHRAPEDVSLDDVAEAAGVSRPLVYRYFPGGKQQLYEAALTSAAEALRLCFDEPREGPTVPRLGRALDRYLAFVDEHDTGFSALLQGGSVVETSRTTAIVDGVRRDAAEHLYRHLGVDEPGPRLRMTVRMWIAAVEASSLIWLDEDKRPPRDELRDWLVEQFTAVLVVTAGRDPQTAAVVAALAGDERD is encoded by the coding sequence ATGACCCCGCAGGCCGCCACCCCCGCCTACCGACGCCTCAGTGTGGAACAGCGCCGCAGCCAGCTCCTGGAATCGGCGCTGGCCCTCTTCGCGCACCGCGCCCCCGAGGACGTCTCGCTGGACGACGTGGCGGAGGCGGCCGGGGTCTCCCGCCCACTGGTCTACCGCTACTTCCCCGGCGGCAAGCAGCAGCTGTACGAGGCGGCGCTGACCTCGGCCGCCGAGGCGCTCCGGCTCTGCTTCGACGAGCCCCGCGAGGGGCCGACCGTGCCCCGGCTCGGGCGGGCCCTCGACCGCTATCTGGCCTTCGTGGACGAGCACGACACCGGCTTCAGCGCCCTGCTCCAGGGCGGCAGCGTGGTGGAGACCTCCCGGACCACGGCCATCGTGGACGGGGTGCGCCGGGACGCCGCCGAGCACCTCTACCGCCACCTTGGGGTCGATGAGCCGGGTCCCCGGCTGCGGATGACGGTGCGGATGTGGATCGCGGCGGTCGAGGCGTCGTCGCTGATCTGGCTGGACGAGGACAAGCGGCCGCCCCGGGACGAGCTGCGGGACTGGCTGGTCGAGCAGTTCACCGCCGTCCTGGTGGTGACCGCCGGACGCGACCCGCAGACGGCGGCCGTCGTCGCCGCGCTCGCCGGGGATGAACGAGACTGA
- a CDS encoding penicillin-binding transpeptidase domain-containing protein, giving the protein MAPYIRHALVFCGLLLLALLANAARVQVVEAGAYGDNPANRRSSIARYQQPRGNILVGGAPVTGSRDTGEQLRFERTYLDGPLYAPVTGFASQRFGSTFLEHAEDRLLSGTDPLLSGFPVWHDTASAPGGNVVTTLNARAQQAAYRGLGGRKGAVAAIEPATGKVLALVSTPSYDPARLSGNGTDASAAWERLNADPDKPMLNRAVRQTYPPGSTFKVVTAAAALDSGVITDVDAPTDSPDPYRLPGTTTRLTNEADGCRDASLREAFAWSCNTVFAKLGVDVGLKDMAATAGAFGFNDTKLKVPFAVAESTFDTVVDRAQLGLSSIGQYNTRATPLQMAMVSAAVANGGQARAPYLVERTTRAGGETVAGGGAHPLTQVMRASTASRLRELMRDAVERGTGGNGAIRGATVGGKTGTAQHGVGNTGLPYAWFVSWAQADGAPEPAVAVAVVVEDASADRGEISGGGDAAPIARDVMRAVLGS; this is encoded by the coding sequence ATGGCCCCGTACATCCGGCACGCCCTGGTCTTCTGCGGGCTCCTGCTGCTGGCGCTGCTGGCGAACGCGGCCCGGGTGCAGGTGGTCGAGGCGGGCGCGTACGGCGACAACCCGGCCAACCGGCGCTCGTCCATCGCCCGCTACCAGCAGCCGCGCGGGAACATCCTGGTCGGCGGCGCCCCGGTGACCGGCTCCCGGGACACCGGGGAGCAGCTGCGCTTCGAACGCACCTACCTGGACGGCCCGTTGTACGCCCCGGTGACCGGCTTCGCCTCGCAGCGGTTCGGCTCGACCTTCCTGGAGCACGCGGAGGACCGGCTGCTGTCCGGCACCGATCCGCTGCTGTCGGGGTTCCCGGTGTGGCACGACACCGCGAGCGCGCCCGGCGGGAACGTCGTCACCACGCTGAACGCCAGGGCCCAGCAGGCCGCCTACCGGGGGCTGGGGGGCCGCAAGGGGGCGGTCGCCGCGATCGAGCCGGCCACCGGCAAGGTGCTGGCGCTGGTGTCGACCCCGTCGTACGACCCGGCGCGGCTGTCGGGGAACGGTACGGACGCCTCGGCCGCGTGGGAGCGGCTGAACGCCGATCCGGACAAGCCGATGCTGAACCGGGCGGTGCGGCAGACGTATCCGCCGGGGTCCACGTTCAAGGTGGTCACGGCGGCGGCCGCGCTGGACTCCGGGGTGATCACGGACGTGGACGCGCCGACCGACTCCCCCGACCCGTACCGGCTGCCGGGTACCACGACCCGGCTGACCAACGAGGCCGACGGGTGCCGGGACGCCTCGCTGCGGGAGGCGTTCGCGTGGTCCTGCAACACGGTGTTCGCCAAGCTGGGCGTGGACGTGGGGCTGAAGGACATGGCGGCGACGGCGGGGGCCTTCGGCTTCAACGACACCAAGCTGAAGGTGCCGTTCGCGGTGGCGGAGTCCACCTTCGACACGGTGGTGGACCGGGCGCAGCTCGGGCTGTCCTCCATCGGGCAGTACAACACCCGCGCCACCCCGCTCCAGATGGCGATGGTGTCGGCGGCGGTGGCGAACGGCGGGCAGGCGCGGGCGCCGTACCTCGTGGAACGGACCACCCGCGCCGGGGGCGAGACGGTCGCGGGCGGCGGCGCGCATCCGCTGACGCAGGTCATGCGGGCGTCGACGGCGTCCCGGCTGAGGGAGCTGATGCGGGACGCGGTGGAGCGCGGTACCGGGGGCAACGGGGCGATCCGGGGTGCCACGGTCGGCGGCAAGACGGGCACCGCGCAGCACGGGGTCGGCAACACCGGGCTGCCGTACGCCTGGTTCGTGTCCTGGGCGCAGGCGGACGGGGCGCCGGAGCCGGCGGTGGCGGTCGCGGTGGTGGTGGAGGACGCCTCGGCGGACCGGGGGGAGATCAGCGGGGGCGGGGACGCGGCGCCGATCGCCCGGGATGTGATGCGGGCGGTGCTCGGTTCCTGA
- a CDS encoding C40 family peptidase: protein MSGILLRLACTATIAAQVALAPAPALAAPEPQRPMAELLTDLQQLYRQAEQATETYNATAEKLTAQRAEVKRLDGELAKARLALKGSQGDAGRLAREQYQNSSDFSVYVRVFLARDPQQALDEGHVIGRVAGERAATLDRLTGAEKRADALATSARKALDTQLTLAGKQKKQRDDVTRRLSDVERLLASLTPEQRGEVSQLEQDGVAEAQRRLTGSGALGDDDRPASAEGGRAIRYALDQLGKPYRWGAVGPASFDCSGLTSRAWARAGTPIPRTSQEQWARLPHVPLNALRPGDLVIYFPEATHVALYLGDGKVVQAPRTGDTVKISPIAANPVLGAVRPDAAPRRL, encoded by the coding sequence GTGTCAGGAATTCTGCTGCGCCTGGCCTGTACGGCCACGATCGCGGCCCAGGTCGCCCTCGCGCCCGCGCCCGCCCTGGCCGCGCCGGAACCCCAGCGGCCGATGGCCGAGCTGCTGACGGACCTTCAGCAGCTGTACCGGCAGGCCGAGCAGGCCACCGAGACCTACAACGCCACTGCCGAGAAGCTCACCGCCCAGCGCGCCGAGGTGAAGCGGCTGGACGGTGAACTGGCCAAGGCCAGGCTGGCGTTGAAGGGCAGCCAGGGGGACGCCGGGCGCCTCGCCCGCGAGCAGTACCAGAACAGCTCGGACTTCTCCGTCTACGTCCGCGTGTTCCTCGCCCGCGACCCGCAGCAGGCGCTCGACGAGGGCCATGTCATCGGCCGTGTCGCCGGTGAGCGCGCCGCCACCCTGGACCGGCTGACCGGCGCCGAAAAGCGGGCGGACGCCCTCGCCACGTCGGCCCGCAAGGCGCTGGACACCCAGCTCACCCTGGCCGGGAAGCAGAAGAAGCAGCGCGACGACGTCACCCGGCGCCTCTCCGACGTGGAGCGGCTGCTGGCCTCCCTCACCCCCGAGCAGCGGGGCGAGGTGTCCCAGCTGGAGCAGGACGGGGTGGCGGAGGCGCAGCGGCGCCTCACCGGCTCCGGCGCGCTCGGCGACGACGACCGGCCCGCCTCGGCGGAGGGCGGCCGGGCCATCCGCTACGCCCTGGACCAGCTCGGCAAGCCGTACCGCTGGGGCGCCGTGGGCCCGGCCTCCTTCGACTGCTCGGGCCTGACCTCCCGCGCCTGGGCCCGCGCGGGCACCCCGATCCCCCGCACCAGCCAGGAGCAGTGGGCACGGCTCCCCCACGTCCCGCTGAACGCCCTGCGCCCCGGCGACCTGGTGATCTACTTCCCCGAGGCCACCCATGTCGCCCTCTACCTGGGCGACGGCAAGGTAGTCCAGGCCCCCCGCACCGGCGACACGGTCAAGATCTCGCCCATCGCGGCCAACCCGGTGCTGGGCGCCGTACGACCCGACGCGGCCCCGCGCCGCCTGTGA
- a CDS encoding FtsW/RodA/SpoVE family cell cycle protein, whose translation MTQAGTAPPASRTAAPRPRLPRRRGIELALIVLAVLLSVYGYCAVGLARTGSLPPGAAGYGAGLGALALLAHLAVRLRAPYADPLPLPIAVLLNGLGLVLIYRLDLQTPADRAAPAQLVWSTLGVGLFIVVVLVLRDHRVLQRYAYVCVAAALVLLLLPILFPAVNGARIWIRIAGFSIQPGEFAKVLLAVFFAAYLAANRSALAYTGRRIWRLQFPTGRVLGPIVTIWLLSVGVLVLERDLGTSLLFFGLFVVLLYVATGRTGWIAVGLVLAVLGAWAVGHLEPHVHGRIEDWLHPFGTIDAGQGPNQLAQSLFAFAAGGMTGTGLGLGHSTLIGFATKSDFILATAGEELGLAGLAAIFLLYALLVERGFRAALALREPFGRLLAVGLASILALQVFVIAGGVTGLIPLTGMAMPFLAQGGSSVVTNWAIVALLIRVSDSARSQYDGEEAP comes from the coding sequence ATGACCCAGGCCGGGACCGCGCCGCCCGCCTCCCGTACCGCCGCCCCACGCCCCCGGCTGCCCCGGCGGCGCGGGATCGAGCTGGCCCTGATCGTGCTGGCCGTGCTGCTGTCGGTGTACGGCTACTGCGCGGTCGGCCTGGCCCGCACCGGTTCCCTCCCGCCGGGCGCGGCGGGGTACGGGGCCGGGCTCGGCGCGCTGGCGCTGCTCGCGCACCTCGCGGTGCGGCTGCGGGCGCCGTACGCCGATCCGCTGCCGCTGCCGATCGCGGTGCTGCTGAACGGGCTCGGGCTTGTGCTGATCTACCGCCTCGACCTCCAGACCCCGGCCGACCGGGCGGCCCCGGCGCAGCTGGTGTGGTCGACGCTCGGGGTGGGGCTGTTCATCGTGGTGGTGCTGGTGCTGCGCGACCACCGGGTGCTCCAGCGGTACGCGTACGTGTGCGTGGCGGCGGCGCTGGTGCTGTTGCTGCTGCCGATCCTGTTCCCGGCGGTCAACGGCGCCCGCATCTGGATCAGGATCGCGGGGTTCTCCATCCAGCCGGGCGAGTTCGCCAAGGTGCTCCTCGCGGTGTTCTTCGCCGCGTACCTGGCCGCGAACCGCAGCGCGCTGGCGTACACCGGGCGCCGGATCTGGCGGCTGCAGTTCCCGACCGGGCGGGTGCTCGGGCCGATCGTGACGATCTGGCTGCTGAGCGTCGGGGTGCTGGTGCTGGAGCGGGACCTGGGCACCTCGCTGCTGTTCTTCGGCCTGTTCGTGGTGCTGCTGTACGTGGCGACCGGGCGGACCGGCTGGATCGCGGTGGGGCTGGTGCTGGCGGTGCTCGGCGCGTGGGCGGTGGGGCATCTGGAGCCGCACGTGCACGGCCGGATCGAGGACTGGCTGCACCCCTTCGGCACCATCGACGCGGGTCAGGGCCCCAACCAGCTCGCGCAGTCGCTGTTCGCCTTCGCGGCGGGCGGCATGACCGGCACCGGCCTGGGGCTCGGCCACTCCACGCTGATCGGCTTCGCCACCAAGTCGGACTTCATCCTGGCGACGGCCGGCGAGGAACTGGGCCTCGCCGGACTCGCGGCCATCTTCCTGCTGTACGCCCTGCTGGTGGAGCGGGGTTTCCGGGCGGCGCTCGCCCTGCGGGAGCCGTTCGGGCGGCTGCTGGCGGTGGGGCTGGCGTCGATCCTGGCGCTCCAGGTGTTCGTGATCGCGGGCGGGGTGACCGGGCTGATCCCGCTGACCGGCATGGCGATGCCGTTCCTCGCCCAGGGCGGTTCCTCGGTGGTCACCAACTGGGCGATCGTGGCCCTGCTGATCCGGGTGAGCGACTCGGCGCGCAGCCAGTACGACGGCGAGGAGGCCCCGTGA
- a CDS encoding AurF N-oxygenase family protein, with amino-acid sequence MTTLTEADALDGLRDALGALKDREQVAERLLVSSAKHSFDPDKELDWDAPFEEGKWFWPPELVSLYGTPLWHRMSEEQRIDLSRHEAAALASLGIWFELILMQLLVRHIYDKPATSAHVRYALTEIEDECRHSKMFARVITRGGTPYYPVSRAHQNLGRLFKTISTTPGSFTATLLGEEVLDWMQRLTFPDERVQPLIRGVTRIHVVEEARHVRYAREELRRQMVTAPKWSREFTRVTSGEFARVFSIAFINPDVYTNVGLDKREALAQVKASGHRREVMQTGAGRLTEFLDEIGVLRGAGRRLWKASGLLA; translated from the coding sequence ATGACGACCCTGACGGAAGCGGACGCGCTCGACGGGCTGCGCGACGCGCTGGGCGCGCTCAAGGACCGGGAGCAGGTGGCCGAGCGACTGCTCGTCTCCTCCGCCAAGCACTCCTTCGACCCGGACAAGGAGCTGGACTGGGACGCCCCCTTCGAGGAGGGCAAGTGGTTCTGGCCCCCGGAGCTGGTGTCCCTGTACGGCACGCCGCTGTGGCACAGGATGAGCGAGGAGCAGCGCATCGACCTGTCCCGGCACGAGGCGGCCGCGCTGGCCTCGCTGGGCATCTGGTTCGAGCTGATCCTGATGCAGCTGCTGGTCCGGCACATCTACGACAAGCCGGCCACCAGCGCCCACGTCCGGTACGCGCTCACCGAGATCGAGGACGAGTGCCGGCACTCCAAGATGTTCGCCCGCGTGATCACCCGCGGCGGCACCCCGTACTACCCGGTGAGCCGGGCCCACCAGAACCTCGGGCGCCTGTTCAAGACCATCTCCACCACCCCGGGCTCCTTCACCGCCACCCTGCTCGGCGAGGAGGTGCTGGACTGGATGCAGCGGCTCACCTTCCCCGACGAGCGGGTGCAGCCCCTGATCAGGGGCGTCACGCGCATCCACGTGGTGGAGGAGGCCCGGCACGTCCGGTATGCCCGTGAGGAGCTGCGCCGCCAGATGGTGACGGCGCCGAAGTGGTCGCGGGAGTTCACCCGCGTCACCTCCGGCGAGTTCGCGCGGGTCTTCTCCATCGCCTTCATCAACCCTGACGTGTACACCAACGTCGGCCTCGACAAGCGCGAGGCACTGGCCCAGGTGAAGGCCAGCGGGCACCGGCGCGAGGTGATGCAGACCGGCGCGGGCCGCCTCACCGAGTTCCTGGACGAGATCGGCGTCCTGCGCGGCGCGGGGCGCCGGCTGTGGAAGGCGTCGGGGCTGCTGGCCTAG